A region of Phosphitispora fastidiosa DNA encodes the following proteins:
- a CDS encoding type I restriction endonuclease subunit R → MKSEQQIEVEFIEKLRDLKYTYREDIRDKAALEANFKAHFQRLNKVNLSDSEFARLKDRIISSDVFTAAKTLREINTFKRDDDTPLQYTLVNIKDWCKNEFEVINQLRINTDNSNHRYDVIILINGVPVVQVELKSLQITPKKAMEQIVEYKNDPGNGYTNSLLCFMQLFIVSNESNTYYFANNHKEHFCFNAEERFLPIYQMADEENNKITHLLDFSNRFLPKCTLGQLINRYMVLVVSEQKLMIMRPYQIYAVKAIMDCIEQNRGNGYIWHTTGSGKTLTSFKTSTLLKDNPEVEKCLFVVDRKDLDRQTRLEFNKFQEGCVEENTNTESLVKRLTSDDYRDKVIVTTIQKLGLALDEDSKRNQEKKKRGEPTYKDRLAKLTDKRMAIIFDECHRSQFGDNHEAIKNFFPKAQLFGFTGTPIFDENATYKKIDGTVGSYITTKDVFEKELHTYTITNAIDDRNVLRFHIDYFKPEDVKKAAKVSDTVSKKAIAEAILSKHDAATNGRRYNAIFATASINDAIEYFELFKLLQEERKKNEGESFKPLNIVCVFSPPAEGNKDVKQLQEDLQQEKADNEQEPDKKKAALKSIIDDYNKQYGTNHNINEFDLYYQDVQKRIKDQMYPNSDYPHENKIDVTIVVDMLLTGFDSKYLNTLYVDKNLKQHGLIQAFSRTNRVLNDTKPYGNILDFRGQEKGVDEAIALFSGQDNSSRAKEIWLVDPAPVVVEKLDKAVAELEKFMESQGLECKPEQVNNLKGDAARGEFINKFKEVQRLKTQLDQYTDIKEEQTAKIEELLPEDTLRAFRGVYIETAQMLKAQQGKDIRDKYPLIEQLDFEFVLFSSAIIDYDYIMSLISRYTQPDVPKKEKMSREQLISLLCSNSNMLEEREDIIAYISTLEAGKGLDEKEIKAGYQKFKEEKAVKEMESIANKHDIEPVSLQAFVDEIMVRMIFDGEKLSDLLKPLELGWRDRTKKELELMDDLIPLLKKLASGRVIVGLNAYE, encoded by the coding sequence ATGAAATCTGAACAGCAAATAGAGGTAGAGTTTATTGAAAAGCTTCGAGATTTAAAATACACATATCGGGAAGACATTCGAGACAAAGCGGCACTTGAAGCTAATTTTAAGGCGCATTTTCAAAGATTAAACAAAGTCAATTTAAGTGACTCCGAATTTGCACGCCTGAAAGATAGAATTATTTCATCTGATGTGTTTACAGCAGCAAAAACATTACGAGAAATAAATACATTTAAACGTGATGATGATACGCCACTGCAATATACACTCGTTAATATCAAAGACTGGTGTAAAAATGAATTTGAAGTAATAAACCAACTACGCATAAACACTGATAACAGCAACCACCGTTATGATGTTATTATCCTCATCAATGGTGTTCCTGTTGTTCAGGTTGAGCTGAAGTCACTGCAAATCACACCTAAAAAAGCAATGGAGCAAATTGTAGAATATAAAAATGACCCGGGCAATGGTTATACAAACTCATTGCTTTGCTTTATGCAGCTTTTTATTGTGAGCAATGAGAGTAACACATATTATTTCGCCAACAATCACAAGGAGCACTTTTGTTTTAATGCAGAAGAGCGCTTTTTGCCAATTTACCAGATGGCAGATGAGGAAAATAACAAAATTACCCATCTGCTTGATTTTTCTAATAGGTTTCTGCCAAAATGCACTCTTGGGCAATTAATAAACCGATACATGGTACTTGTGGTAAGTGAACAGAAATTGATGATTATGCGTCCTTATCAGATTTATGCTGTTAAGGCAATAATGGATTGTATCGAGCAGAATCGCGGGAACGGATATATCTGGCATACTACCGGAAGTGGAAAAACACTTACATCGTTTAAAACATCAACACTTTTGAAGGACAATCCTGAAGTAGAGAAGTGTTTATTCGTCGTTGACAGAAAAGACCTTGATAGACAAACTCGATTGGAGTTTAATAAATTTCAAGAAGGATGCGTTGAAGAGAATACCAACACAGAAAGTTTAGTTAAACGGCTTACTTCGGATGATTATCGTGATAAAGTTATTGTTACTACAATTCAAAAGCTTGGGCTAGCTCTTGATGAAGACAGCAAGCGCAACCAAGAGAAAAAGAAAAGAGGCGAACCTACCTACAAAGACCGATTGGCAAAGCTCACCGATAAACGGATGGCCATTATTTTTGACGAATGTCATCGCTCACAGTTTGGAGATAATCATGAAGCAATTAAAAACTTTTTTCCGAAAGCACAACTTTTCGGCTTTACCGGAACACCAATATTTGATGAAAATGCAACATACAAGAAAATTGATGGCACGGTTGGTTCTTATATCACAACAAAAGATGTTTTTGAAAAAGAACTGCATACCTATACCATAACGAATGCCATTGATGACCGTAACGTGCTTCGTTTTCACATCGATTATTTTAAGCCGGAAGATGTCAAAAAAGCAGCAAAAGTCTCTGATACTGTAAGTAAAAAAGCGATTGCCGAAGCAATACTATCAAAACACGATGCCGCTACTAATGGTAGACGTTACAATGCGATTTTTGCCACAGCTTCTATTAACGACGCGATAGAATATTTTGAGCTCTTCAAGTTGTTACAAGAGGAACGCAAAAAGAACGAGGGGGAAAGCTTTAAGCCATTAAATATTGTCTGTGTTTTTTCTCCTCCAGCTGAGGGGAATAAAGATGTTAAGCAGCTACAGGAAGACCTACAGCAAGAAAAAGCTGACAATGAACAAGAGCCCGATAAGAAAAAGGCTGCACTTAAAAGCATTATTGATGACTATAATAAGCAGTACGGCACAAACCACAACATTAACGAATTCGATTTATACTATCAAGATGTGCAAAAACGCATCAAAGACCAAATGTACCCTAATTCCGATTATCCGCATGAAAACAAAATTGATGTAACAATTGTGGTGGATATGCTTTTAACCGGCTTTGATTCCAAGTATCTTAACACCTTGTACGTTGATAAAAATTTAAAACAACACGGCTTAATTCAAGCATTTTCAAGAACAAACCGTGTTTTGAACGACACAAAGCCTTACGGAAATATTCTTGACTTTAGAGGGCAAGAAAAAGGTGTAGATGAAGCTATTGCGCTGTTCTCGGGGCAAGATAACAGTAGCAGGGCAAAAGAAATTTGGCTTGTAGACCCGGCTCCTGTGGTGGTTGAAAAGCTGGACAAGGCAGTTGCCGAGCTTGAAAAATTTATGGAATCACAAGGGTTAGAATGCAAACCGGAACAAGTAAACAACCTAAAGGGCGATGCCGCACGAGGCGAATTTATCAACAAATTCAAGGAAGTGCAGCGCCTTAAAACCCAGCTTGACCAATATACAGATATTAAAGAAGAGCAAACGGCAAAAATTGAGGAATTGTTGCCGGAAGACACTTTGCGTGCGTTTCGTGGTGTCTATATTGAAACAGCTCAAATGCTAAAAGCACAGCAAGGCAAAGATATCAGGGATAAATATCCGTTGATTGAACAGCTTGACTTTGAGTTTGTTCTATTTTCCTCTGCCATAATTGATTATGACTACATCATGTCACTAATTTCTAGGTATACACAACCAGATGTGCCTAAAAAAGAAAAAATGAGCCGTGAGCAGCTCATTAGTTTGCTTTGTTCAAATTCAAATATGCTGGAAGAGCGTGAAGATATTATTGCTTATATCAGCACACTGGAAGCCGGAAAAGGCTTGGATGAAAAGGAAATAAAAGCCGGATACCAAAAATTCAAGGAAGAAAAAGCAGTAAAAGAAATGGAATCAATTGCAAACAAACATGACATAGAGCCCGTATCACTGCAGGCCTTTGTAGATGAAATTATGGTGCGTATGATTTTTGACGGTGAAAAACTGAGTGATTTATTAAAGCCTCTGGAGCTTGGCTGGAGAGATAGGACTAAGAAAGAACTGGAATTGATGGATGATTTAATTCCGCTGCTGAAAAAGCTGGCAAGCGGACGTGTGATTGTGGGGCTGAATGCGTATGAATAA
- a CDS encoding helix-turn-helix domain-containing protein, with protein sequence MELSEAIKQVRLELCLSQEGFARELHVGFTSVNRWENNHAKPNQIARHAIIELCKNKSISPELMELLMKTK encoded by the coding sequence ATGGAGTTAAGCGAAGCGATTAAACAAGTGCGTTTGGAGCTATGTTTGTCCCAAGAGGGGTTTGCCCGTGAGCTTCATGTTGGATTTACATCTGTGAACCGATGGGAGAACAATCATGCAAAGCCGAATCAAATAGCCCGTCATGCTATAATAGAGCTTTGTAAGAACAAAAGCATTAGTCCTGAATTGATGGAGTTGCTCATGAAAACAAAGTAG
- the era gene encoding GTPase Era: MNTKVGFKSGFIALVGRPNVGKSTLMNRMVGRKLAIMSDKPQTTRNKITAILTTDEAQLVFIDTPGIHKPKHKLGEYMVKVARNALKEVDVILFLIEASEKEIGPGDLYIKDVLGQTKTPVILVINKTDLVKRDDLFPLIDKYRSIMEFREVVPVSALEGDNVDTLIKLVSGLLPEGPMYYPDGMVTDQPEQAIIREIIREKVLHLTREEIPHSVAVEIEEIVPRDNDLIYVRAVIFTEKESQKGIVVGKNGTMLKKVGGMAREDIENLLGSKVYLDLWVKVKKDWRNKDSILRNLGYEFKDR; encoded by the coding sequence ATGAATACCAAAGTGGGATTCAAATCCGGGTTCATAGCTTTGGTGGGCAGGCCCAATGTGGGGAAATCCACCCTGATGAACCGCATGGTTGGCCGGAAACTGGCCATCATGTCTGACAAGCCCCAGACAACCAGAAATAAGATTACGGCAATCCTGACAACTGATGAGGCTCAGTTGGTATTTATTGATACTCCGGGTATCCATAAACCAAAACATAAGCTGGGTGAATATATGGTAAAAGTGGCCCGGAATGCTCTGAAGGAAGTTGATGTTATTTTATTCCTGATTGAAGCCTCAGAAAAAGAGATTGGGCCTGGTGACCTTTATATCAAAGATGTTCTCGGCCAGACAAAAACACCGGTAATATTGGTAATAAATAAGACTGACCTGGTAAAACGAGATGATCTCTTTCCCCTGATAGATAAGTACCGCAGCATCATGGAATTCCGTGAGGTAGTCCCGGTTTCCGCCCTTGAAGGGGACAATGTGGATACTCTCATCAAACTGGTATCAGGATTGCTTCCCGAAGGGCCGATGTATTATCCGGATGGTATGGTGACAGACCAGCCGGAACAGGCCATAATCCGGGAGATAATTCGGGAAAAGGTGCTCCACCTTACCAGGGAAGAGATTCCGCATTCGGTTGCTGTTGAAATAGAGGAAATTGTACCGCGAGATAATGATCTGATTTATGTAAGGGCAGTTATTTTTACGGAAAAAGAATCACAAAAGGGAATAGTTGTCGGCAAGAATGGCACAATGCTGAAAAAGGTCGGGGGGATGGCTCGGGAAGACATAGAGAATCTTCTTGGCTCAAAGGTTTATCTGGACCTGTGGGTAAAGGTCAAGAAAGACTGGAGAAATAAAGACAGCATCCTCCGGAACCTGGGCTATGAATTCAAGGATAGATGA
- a CDS encoding cytidine deaminase: MDELAIEITRDEIDMLLAEARAVRENAYAPYSRFKVGAALLGSDGTVYTGCNVENVSYGLTNCAERTALFKAVSQGQKDFKAIAIFADTEDFCTPCGGCRQVMAEFGNLLVIQFNKRGDYVINTVAELLPGSFHAGILGKETVE; this comes from the coding sequence GTGGATGAATTGGCTATTGAAATAACGAGGGATGAAATCGATATGCTGCTGGCTGAAGCCAGAGCAGTACGGGAAAATGCCTATGCCCCGTATTCCCGGTTTAAAGTGGGTGCGGCGCTGCTGGGCAGTGATGGGACAGTCTATACAGGGTGTAATGTGGAAAATGTCTCTTACGGGCTCACCAACTGTGCCGAAAGGACAGCTCTTTTTAAGGCGGTTTCCCAGGGGCAAAAGGATTTTAAAGCTATAGCCATATTTGCCGATACTGAGGATTTTTGCACTCCCTGCGGCGGCTGCCGGCAGGTAATGGCTGAGTTTGGCAACCTGCTGGTAATCCAGTTTAATAAGCGCGGGGATTATGTTATCAATACAGTGGCAGAATTGCTTCCGGGCAGTTTTCATGCCGGGATTTTGGGAAAGGAGACGGTAGAATGA
- a CDS encoding DUF3048 domain-containing protein, producing the protein MKKQTVFILLILGTCLLIFSGCSGPGSGNDDGRDTVNSSGYSQREGKLKVPEPLPRTVRCPLSGDMVPEGTTDRRPLAVMIENAPAARPQSGLDKADIIYEILAEGEITRFLAVYLHGDTSELGPVRSARPYYIERMFEYNAIYAYCGGSEDAKKMVRVQGVASLDEFGVGRQAYWRIKERQAPHNLYTDTEKLRQVGEKRGYEKTVALPGFSFLGEGEENPGGISADKVIINYLKSYSVVRWDYDTGTGLYLRSNGGKAHRDAVTGRQLTGANIIIQYAKTRIIDNEGRRDIEMVGSGRALLLTGGQVYTGKWSKRGMRSQTFFYDENGAEWKLNPGQTWIEVVPATLKIEY; encoded by the coding sequence GTGAAAAAGCAAACAGTATTTATCCTGCTGATACTGGGTACCTGTCTGTTAATATTTTCAGGCTGCTCCGGACCTGGGTCCGGAAATGACGATGGCAGGGATACTGTCAACAGTTCGGGATATAGTCAAAGAGAGGGCAAGCTTAAGGTTCCTGAACCACTGCCCAGAACAGTCCGCTGTCCGCTTTCAGGTGACATGGTTCCTGAAGGTACTACCGACAGGCGGCCCCTGGCGGTAATGATAGAAAATGCCCCTGCTGCCAGACCGCAGTCAGGGCTGGACAAGGCAGACATAATCTACGAGATTTTGGCTGAAGGCGAGATTACAAGGTTTCTGGCAGTCTATCTGCATGGTGACACCAGTGAACTGGGGCCTGTCCGCAGCGCCAGACCGTATTACATAGAGCGCATGTTCGAGTATAATGCAATATACGCCTATTGCGGCGGCAGTGAGGATGCCAAAAAGATGGTTCGGGTTCAGGGGGTTGCTTCCCTGGATGAATTTGGGGTTGGCCGGCAGGCTTACTGGAGAATAAAAGAACGCCAGGCTCCACATAATCTCTATACCGATACGGAAAAACTGAGACAAGTGGGGGAAAAAAGAGGTTATGAAAAAACCGTGGCACTCCCCGGATTCAGTTTTTTGGGTGAGGGTGAAGAGAATCCCGGCGGGATTTCAGCAGATAAAGTAATAATCAATTACCTTAAGAGCTACAGCGTTGTCCGGTGGGATTATGATACCGGAACCGGACTCTACCTCAGGAGTAATGGCGGAAAAGCCCACAGGGATGCGGTTACCGGCAGGCAGCTTACCGGGGCAAATATTATAATCCAATATGCAAAAACAAGAATAATAGACAACGAAGGCCGCAGGGACATAGAAATGGTGGGAAGCGGCAGGGCGCTCCTGCTGACCGGCGGCCAGGTATATACCGGAAAGTGGTCCAAAAGAGGGATGCGCTCTCAGACATTCTTTTATGACGAGAACGGTGCGGAATGGAAGCTGAATCCGGGACAGACCTGGATTGAGGTTGTGCCCGCGACCCTCAAAATTGAGTATTAG
- the ybeY gene encoding rRNA maturation RNase YbeY has protein sequence MPVFVNNLQEKVPVTNKLLDAMEMVAATSLKVEGREDDPEVTIAFVDDAYIKELNYKFRHKGDATDVLSFPMEEAGEGEPVINGEDEINGESENILGDIVISMEMAQRQAEEYGHDLMREMAFLATHGMFHLLGYDHDNEDRRRIMREREEKVLSLVNITR, from the coding sequence ATGCCAGTATTCGTAAACAATCTTCAGGAAAAAGTGCCGGTGACCAACAAGCTACTTGATGCTATGGAAATGGTTGCGGCGACTTCACTTAAAGTTGAGGGCCGAGAGGACGACCCTGAAGTCACCATTGCTTTTGTTGATGATGCGTATATCAAGGAACTTAATTATAAATTTCGCCATAAGGGCGATGCCACCGATGTACTCTCTTTTCCAATGGAGGAGGCCGGTGAAGGGGAGCCTGTGATTAACGGGGAGGATGAGATTAACGGGGAGTCTGAGAATATCCTGGGAGATATTGTGATTTCGATGGAAATGGCACAGCGTCAGGCTGAAGAGTACGGACACGACCTGATGAGGGAGATGGCCTTTTTGGCGACACATGGTATGTTTCACCTCTTGGGCTATGATCATGATAACGAAGACAGGCGCAGGATTATGAGGGAGCGTGAGGAAAAGGTTCTTTCACTGGTGAATATCACACGATAA
- a CDS encoding HD family phosphohydrolase, with amino-acid sequence MALVIRDLASFLWKKLVPALKNTTTKRLLIGTGFFISVTAILSMNFLPERIDINVGQPFAQKNPIFANRTIEFEDKIKTSEAKRRAAEAVGKVHEEDPGALDETIADINNIMNKVKAVSGNQEMTPENKVAQLKTDIPFILPEGVYSSLAKYESPTVQGLDIKTREIVTAAYNKGIPEENISQIKSSILEQDVAAVNLPEDAKTFMGALIDYTLRPNFIYNAEETQRKKEAAMEAVAPVRVVVQNNEKIVGQGDIVTAEHIQKLEALGLLKAPVPVSAVLGIAMMVAIAMAVVMVYLYQNHSNIYLNEGFLLLIALIVICELLLAKTVMAIQISSGWADMLGYMIPVAAASMLLAILLDTRLALLATAVLSGMVGVITGSELRFALVGMISGLVAVYSVSRLSQRSDMAKAGLVYVSSANILAIISVELVTRGVDSTSLAIGVLFGLLNGIFSAVLTIGVLPYLESAFGITSSVKLLELANPGQPLLKQLLMEAPGTYHHSILVGNLAEAAADAVGGDSLLVRVGSYYHDIGKLRRPYFFIENQLSSENPHDKLTPNLSTLIITSHTKDGAEIAGEYKLPRMVIDIIEQHHGTSLVSFFFHRALENDKNEKTVNEEDFRYEGPKPQNKEAALVMMADSVEAAVRALQKPTPGRIEGLVRRVIKEKLLDGQLDECDLTFKDLDIIAGAFVRVLSGIFHTRVEYPETVIKEIERRKARDASIRKQSSGKSAGDQQAT; translated from the coding sequence ATGGCACTCGTTATCAGAGACCTGGCATCTTTTTTATGGAAAAAACTGGTGCCGGCTTTAAAGAATACAACAACTAAGCGCCTATTAATTGGAACCGGGTTTTTCATTAGTGTTACAGCTATTCTTTCGATGAACTTTTTGCCGGAAAGAATTGATATTAACGTTGGACAACCTTTTGCCCAGAAAAACCCCATTTTTGCCAACAGGACCATAGAGTTCGAGGATAAAATCAAGACCTCCGAAGCAAAGCGAAGAGCCGCTGAGGCTGTTGGCAAGGTGCATGAGGAGGACCCGGGCGCCCTTGATGAAACAATTGCCGATATTAATAATATTATGAACAAAGTTAAGGCCGTCAGCGGGAATCAGGAAATGACTCCTGAGAACAAGGTGGCTCAGCTGAAAACTGACATTCCCTTCATCCTGCCTGAGGGTGTCTATTCAAGCCTTGCCAAGTATGAAAGCCCAACGGTTCAGGGCCTTGATATAAAAACCCGGGAGATTGTTACAGCTGCCTATAACAAGGGGATTCCTGAAGAAAACATCAGCCAGATAAAGTCATCCATCCTGGAACAGGATGTGGCTGCCGTTAATCTCCCCGAAGATGCCAAGACCTTTATGGGTGCACTGATAGACTATACCCTGAGGCCGAATTTTATTTATAATGCCGAAGAAACCCAGCGGAAAAAGGAAGCAGCTATGGAAGCGGTTGCTCCGGTAAGGGTTGTAGTCCAGAACAACGAAAAGATTGTCGGCCAGGGTGATATTGTAACAGCAGAGCATATTCAGAAGCTTGAAGCTTTGGGGTTATTGAAAGCGCCTGTGCCCGTCAGCGCTGTACTGGGAATTGCTATGATGGTTGCCATCGCCATGGCAGTAGTCATGGTATACCTTTACCAGAATCACAGTAACATTTACCTTAACGAAGGCTTTTTGCTCCTGATAGCCCTTATCGTTATCTGTGAACTGCTGTTGGCAAAAACGGTAATGGCAATTCAGATTAGTTCCGGTTGGGCGGATATGCTCGGGTACATGATACCGGTTGCCGCAGCCAGCATGCTGCTGGCCATTCTCCTGGACACCAGGCTGGCTCTGTTGGCGACGGCTGTGCTGAGCGGGATGGTCGGGGTAATCACCGGGAGCGAACTGCGTTTTGCCCTTGTGGGGATGATTTCCGGGCTGGTTGCCGTCTATAGTGTCTCCAGACTCAGCCAGCGTTCCGATATGGCTAAAGCGGGGCTGGTTTATGTCAGCTCGGCAAATATCCTGGCAATTATATCTGTAGAGCTGGTAACCAGGGGAGTTGATTCAACATCCCTGGCTATTGGAGTGCTGTTTGGCCTTTTAAACGGAATTTTTTCAGCAGTCCTGACTATCGGGGTCCTGCCATACCTGGAAAGCGCTTTTGGGATCACCTCATCAGTCAAGCTGCTGGAGCTTGCCAATCCGGGACAGCCCCTGTTAAAGCAACTGCTTATGGAAGCGCCCGGTACATATCACCACAGCATACTTGTCGGCAACCTGGCAGAAGCTGCGGCTGATGCCGTAGGTGGTGATTCACTGCTGGTCAGGGTGGGTTCTTATTATCACGATATCGGGAAACTGCGCCGCCCGTATTTCTTTATTGAGAACCAGTTATCAAGTGAAAACCCGCATGATAAGCTTACTCCTAACCTTAGTACTCTGATTATTACTTCACATACAAAAGATGGCGCTGAAATTGCCGGTGAATATAAATTACCCAGAATGGTCATTGACATCATTGAACAACACCACGGCACAAGTCTGGTAAGTTTCTTTTTCCACCGGGCTCTCGAAAACGACAAAAATGAGAAAACGGTAAATGAGGAGGATTTCCGGTATGAGGGGCCTAAGCCGCAGAACAAGGAGGCCGCACTGGTTATGATGGCGGATTCTGTGGAAGCAGCGGTAAGGGCTCTGCAGAAACCGACCCCAGGCAGGATTGAAGGACTGGTCCGCAGGGTTATTAAGGAAAAGCTGCTTGATGGGCAGTTAGATGAATGTGACCTGACATTTAAGGATTTGGATATTATTGCAGGGGCTTTTGTACGAGTGTTGTCGGGAATTTTCCACACCCGGGTAGAATACCCGGAAACAGTGATTAAGGAAATCGAAAGGAGAAAAGCCAGAGATGCCAGTATTCGTAAACAATCTTCAGGAAAAAGTGCCGGTGACCAACAAGCTACTTGA
- a CDS encoding PhoH family protein has protein sequence MIVKSEKKIPLQKLEDAVNVFGNHDENLHFIENDLGVQIVVRDGHLVVSGEMERVEQSTGVLNQLIELSALGNQITLREVQYSIKLVKDGHGEKIGDLASDVIAVTFRGKLVKPKTHGQKRYVDAIAENDIVFGIGPAGTGKTYLAVAMAAKALKEKAINRLIITRPAVEAGEKLGFLPGDLQEKVNPYLRPLYDSLYDILGTDKTQKLLEKNIIEIAPLAYMRGRTLDDAFIILDEAQNTTPEQMKMFLTRIGFGSKAVITGDVTQVDLPRGQYSGLLEARKTLGGIEGISFQQLSGADVMRHQLVQKIIAAYEKAEQEKETEKSNKSLS, from the coding sequence TTGATTGTTAAGTCTGAAAAGAAGATTCCGTTGCAGAAGCTTGAAGATGCGGTCAATGTTTTTGGCAATCATGACGAGAATCTGCATTTTATCGAAAACGACCTGGGTGTGCAGATTGTGGTCAGGGATGGCCATCTCGTTGTTTCCGGTGAGATGGAGCGGGTTGAACAGAGTACAGGGGTTTTAAATCAGTTGATCGAACTAAGCGCATTGGGGAACCAAATAACCCTCAGGGAAGTCCAATACAGTATAAAGCTGGTAAAGGATGGTCATGGTGAGAAAATTGGTGATCTGGCTTCAGATGTCATTGCGGTGACTTTCCGGGGGAAACTGGTAAAGCCCAAGACTCACGGGCAAAAGAGATATGTAGATGCTATTGCCGAAAATGATATAGTTTTTGGGATCGGACCTGCAGGAACAGGGAAGACTTACCTGGCAGTTGCTATGGCTGCAAAAGCGCTGAAAGAAAAGGCAATCAACCGGCTGATAATTACCAGGCCCGCGGTGGAGGCAGGGGAAAAGCTGGGGTTTCTGCCGGGGGATCTGCAGGAAAAAGTCAATCCTTACCTGAGACCACTATATGACAGTCTCTATGATATCTTGGGTACTGATAAGACCCAGAAACTGCTGGAGAAAAACATAATTGAAATTGCTCCTCTGGCATATATGAGAGGACGCACCCTTGATGATGCTTTTATAATCCTGGACGAGGCCCAGAATACCACACCTGAACAGATGAAGATGTTCTTGACCCGTATTGGATTCGGGTCCAAGGCGGTTATCACAGGTGATGTTACTCAGGTTGACCTTCCCAGAGGCCAGTATTCCGGACTTTTGGAAGCACGAAAAACCCTTGGCGGGATTGAGGGGATTTCTTTTCAGCAGTTGAGCGGGGCAGATGTTATGAGACACCAACTGGTACAGAAGATTATTGCCGCTTACGAGAAGGCAGAACAGGAAAAGGAGACTGAGAAGTCAAACAAATCTTTGAGTTAA
- the yqfD gene encoding sporulation protein YqfD: MLARLWSFITGYVSLVVEGKNLEKLINMAVSRGLYLWDVKLIEPGKARVKLRLNGIWALRHIGRRTGCRFRIVGRGGVPFRIAGMKKRKVLLAGAVLSALVIYLLSSFIWFVEIKGNKIIPRERLLKTAEEAGLSMGTLKTGLDKDGVEKHLRNEIPEVSWVGIKITGTRAVIEIAEKVLVPPADNSPANVVARKDGLIQEILVLRGKAAVVEGDMVKKGDILITGVIIPEPEPEAENDSEPNDEEDQPPVPVELVRARGIVRAKVWYEGYGECLLVNAGTRRTGQKVQVLSIRALNKDFLIKGPRSIPFQSYVTDTNVKRIPAWRNLSIPVELITMNYYEVESYRDIIGITQAKKAARERALANVKAKLPSDARILREIFEEIPARGSNVVRVKQVLETIEDIGGTETLTEEQQQLN; this comes from the coding sequence GTGCTGGCGCGATTGTGGTCTTTTATTACGGGATATGTATCATTGGTGGTTGAAGGTAAAAATCTTGAAAAATTAATAAATATGGCGGTAAGCCGGGGATTATATCTTTGGGATGTAAAATTGATTGAACCCGGAAAAGCCAGGGTTAAGCTCAGGTTAAACGGAATCTGGGCTTTGCGGCACATCGGACGCCGGACCGGCTGCCGTTTCAGGATAGTCGGCAGGGGTGGGGTCCCTTTTCGGATTGCCGGGATGAAAAAGAGAAAGGTGTTGCTGGCCGGAGCCGTTCTGTCAGCCCTGGTGATTTATCTGCTATCGTCTTTTATCTGGTTTGTGGAGATTAAGGGAAATAAAATCATTCCCCGGGAGAGGCTGCTGAAGACGGCGGAAGAAGCCGGTCTGTCGATGGGAACACTGAAGACGGGGCTTGATAAGGACGGGGTTGAAAAGCACCTCAGAAATGAAATACCCGAAGTTTCATGGGTTGGTATCAAGATTACCGGTACTAGGGCGGTAATAGAGATTGCCGAGAAGGTCCTCGTACCTCCGGCAGATAATTCGCCGGCAAATGTTGTGGCCCGTAAAGACGGTCTTATCCAGGAAATCCTCGTTCTCAGGGGGAAAGCGGCAGTTGTTGAAGGGGACATGGTAAAGAAAGGTGATATCCTGATTACCGGGGTAATTATACCTGAACCTGAGCCGGAAGCTGAGAATGACAGTGAACCGAATGATGAGGAGGATCAGCCTCCTGTGCCTGTTGAACTGGTAAGGGCCAGGGGGATTGTGCGGGCAAAGGTTTGGTATGAAGGCTATGGAGAGTGTCTGCTTGTTAATGCCGGGACCCGCAGAACCGGCCAAAAAGTACAGGTACTCAGCATCAGGGCTTTGAACAAAGATTTTTTGATTAAAGGTCCCAGGTCAATACCATTTCAATCCTATGTTACAGACACAAATGTTAAAAGAATTCCTGCTTGGAGGAATCTCAGCATTCCTGTCGAATTAATTACAATGAATTATTATGAAGTTGAAAGTTACCGTGATATAATAGGCATAACTCAGGCCAAGAAAGCTGCCCGGGAAAGGGCGCTTGCTAACGTAAAAGCTAAACTGCCTTCTGATGCCAGAATACTGAGAGAGATTTTTGAAGAGATTCCGGCCCGCGGAAGCAATGTGGTCAGGGTCAAACAGGTTCTGGAGACCATTGAGGATATTGGCGGTACAGAAACCCTGACAGAAGAACAGCAGCAGTTGAATTAG